One segment of Castanea sativa cultivar Marrone di Chiusa Pesio chromosome 3, ASM4071231v1 DNA contains the following:
- the LOC142630047 gene encoding EG45-like domain containing protein, whose translation MSRSQPQLQWLFLMFLVSLFFHFHTSYSDVGTAALYSPPYSPTACYGSDASQFPSSNLFAAAGDGIWNNGAACGRLYLVRCITSTSTPYACNQNQTLQIKIVGYIGGAPFAHSTYKATMVLSNTAFGTIANSSTGSSYINIEFER comes from the coding sequence ATGAGTAGGTCACAGCCACAACTTCAATGGTTATTTCTCATGTTCTTGGTTTCACTGTTCTTCCATTTCCATACCTCTTATAGTGATGTTGGCACGGCAGCCCTGTATTCTCCACCATATTCACCCACAGCGTGTTATGGAAGCGATGCATCTCAGTTCCCATCCAGCAACTTGTTCGCGGCAGCTGGTGATGGAATATGGAACAATGGTGCAGCTTGTGGGAGGCTGTATTTGGTTAGGTGCATCACTAGTACTTCAACACCATATGCTTGTAATCAAAACCAGACACTCCAGATCAAGATTGTTGGTTATATTGGTGGAGCACCTTTTGCCCACTCAACTTATAAGGCCACCATGGTTCTGTCCAACACAGCTTTTGGGACTATTGCAAATTCATCAACTGGTTCTTCCTACATCAATATAGAGTTTGAACGGTAA